The stretch of DNA ATACCCACCCATGAAATAAAGATAATAGCTTCATATCCGTTACTCCACGGCGCATGACCTGAAATATACCATCTTGCTACCAATCCTAAGAAGTGGGCAAAATAACCTACTAACCCTACAGCAATGATAATCTTAATTACTTTGCTTAGTGTTTTATTAGGTTTAAATAATTCAACAAACCCAAGGATTAGTAAAAGTCCTCCAATCAGCGTATAGAAAATTAACAGTTTAAAGTTAATATTTACTTTGTTCATGAATATTTCCAGATCAACTTTAGATTTAGCAGGAACAACGCTTTTGCCCCATTTTTGTTGATAATCTGAAAGCTTTATCAGTTCAGCATCTGCTTTACTCCAGTCTCCGGATTTTTGAGCAGCCAAAGCTTCTGCAAAATAAGGTCCCATCACTTGTTGAGACTCCATATCCGGTTCGAATTTCTGGTCTAACCATGAATGCCACGTATGGTTAGGATCGTTTTTCACCGGTACAATTCTCATAAACTGACCGCTAAAAAACTCATTGAAGATCTGAACTCTTTCGTTTACAGAAATTACTTCTTTGTCGTAGTTGGTTTGCTCAGATGGTTTCTTACGGAATGCAGTATTATAATCATTTTCCAGAATATATGTAAGGTTTCCGTTGGCATCTGCCGGGAATAAGTTCATTAAAGAAGTATATCCTTCATCATCAGCTTTTGTCTTATTCTTCAACTCATCACCTCCTTTAGACCCTACTTTAATGATAGGAACCATTGTCCAGCTTGGTGTATCTGTATTAATTGATAAGAACCACTGATTTGCCGTTAGAGACTTTCCATCAGTTCCTCTAAACTCATCTTTTTTATATAATTTTCTTAAAACATCAAGAGCTTCTGTATTAATAGGAACAATTCTTCCTTCGAAGTTCTGAACCAAAAGATATCCGAATTTATCTGCGTGTTCTTTGCTTATTTTATTTCTTGCAATGATTTCATCAGCAGACATCGTTCTCATTTTAGATAATGGAGCAGCTAAAGAATTTTGCTGTGAGCCTGAACCTGTTTGTTGCTGAGACATATCAGGAGCTTGCGCATGATTATGCTCTTCTCCTTGTACATGTACATGTTCTCTACTTCCGTCAGTAGTTCCGTGGTTCTCAATTTTCTGTGCATTGAATCCGAAACTCAACAGTAATAAAAGTACGGTTACTGCTCTTTTTTTATTAACGTCAGTTAGCATTTTATTTAATTTCCAGAAGTGTGTTCCTTTCCAGAAGAAAATTAAAAACATTCCTACAAACAAGAAAGTATACCCGATGTAAGAAATTAAAGTTCCCCAATAATCATGGTTTACAGATAATACGGTTCCCATTCTGTCCGGATCAAAACTAGCCTGAAAAAAGCGGTACCCGCCATGATCAAGAACGTGATTCATATAAATTTTATATGGAGTCTGTTTTCCATCTTCAATAATCTTTACGTGACTTTCATAAGCACTTGGAGATGAACTTCCCGGGTAAGTTTCCATAACGAAATCATCCAGCTTCAGTGCAAAAGGAGTATTATAAACCTTAGGACCGAAACCAACCATAATATTCAGTCCGTCCATGGTCACCTGCTTGAATGCATTAGGGTTTCCTTTTTCCACGGATAACTCAACCAATTGTTTTGTTTTAGGTCCCTGAATTTCTATTTTAAGCATGTCCGGAACAGTCTGATCTTTCTTTCTGTCGCCTTCGTATGCTAATAATCTTCCTTTTTTCAAGCCTTCCGGTACTACCAGCTTCAGATCATTAATGGTATATAAACTTCTTAATGCCAATGGCTGAAATTCATCTTTTTTGGTTGTTCCTGTAGCCTGGGTAGCCATCGTCATGTAGCTTGCATCTACAGGAGTTTTTACAAATAATTTACCTCCTTCATATTTAAATTCAACAGCGCCCTCAATAGCTCTGTTGAAGGTAACCAAAGTTCCGTTGATAGATTTGGTTTCTCCCGGTTTGATATAGATATTTTGCCTTCCGGTTTTCCCTGTGGATACCAAATGAAGATATTCTGCGCCACTAGGATCAGCAATCAGACTGTCTTTCTTTCTCTGAATAAATTCTTTAGCAAAAATCTTCACTTCTTTTCCATGAAAATCATAGGTTGCTTTGAAATCTTTATGCAACGGTGACATAAGGTAAGGCACATCCTGATAATTAAGAACATCTCCTTTTTCTTCAATCTGGATTTTAAAGAAATTTTTATCTGTTACAATTTCGTTTGAAGTCTCCCCTTCTCTGATGTGCATCGTACCTTCAAAACTGATGTATCTTGTAATCGCTCCACCGATAAAAATAAAAATAAAAGCAAGGTGAAAAATAAGAACCGGCCATTTTTCTCTTTTCCAAAGTCTGTATCTTCCGATATTTCCAATGAAATTTAAAATAAGCAGAACCATAACCAGTTCAAACCATTTGGCCTCATAAATTAACGCTTTGGCAGTAGGCGTACCATAATCATTTTCTAAAAATGTAGCATACGCCATAGAAAACGCATATACCAGCAACAACACAGCCATTGTCCTGGTTGAAATAAGAATATCTTGGATCTTCTTCATGATTTTTTTTACTTGACATGCAAAAATAAGGATGATTAAGTAAAAGCCCCATAAAAAAAGATGTTTTTTATCATTTTAGAGCCAGGAATACTTATTTTGAATAGTTCTTAATAAGCTTAAAGTATTTGAGGAAAATTCAAAACGGAAAACATTGAAAATGTGAATGAAAAATAGCTATTTAAATCATTGAAGCTATCTATTTATTAAAATGTATTTCTTTTTAATTTTAATGATTATTTCCATTATAAAATCCCGTTTGTTGTCATATCAAAATACTTCCCAAAGTCCGGTTCTTTTTCTTATACCCAGTTTTAATACAACCCTATTATAATTTTAGAAAAAATATAAAATTACTCCATCAAAGAAAAGTGACCATCCCACTTATGAGATAGCCACTTCACTTAATTAACTTAAAAATAGGTATGTCTTACCAAATAATCGACCTCGATCAATTAAATCTGAACATAATAGAATATATATAAAATTTGTGTTTTTTGATTTCAAGAGTAGGCTATTTTATGACAGCCTGATTAATTTTCATCATTTGTGTTTTTTTGAAAGTTGTCATAATAGACCTTAAGCCATCACTTTGTTAGTAATCATTTCAAAATCTTCTTGAGCAGCAGCTTTTACAACATCAAGATAAGCCACAATCTCTTCAGGTGTTTTTTCTATAAGAGATTCGATATAATTAACTGAAACAGGTTCCATTCCTGTAAACTCCAAAATCCCTGTTTTTAATTGTACTATTCCTGAATTATGAAATACTTTTTCATATGTTTCTGCATCGCCATCTCCTGTACTGATGATTCTTGCTGATTTCTCTGTGAATAATGGTTTTAATTTTCCATCAATATATTTGAATCCAACCCCTGGCAGGAAAGTACGGTCAATAAATCCTTTCATCATTGCAGGAAGTCCAAACCACCATAATGGATGAATCCAAACGATGTGAGTGCTTCTTTTAATTAATCCTATAGCATGTTCTAAATCCGGCTCCAATTGACTTACTACTCTGTAACCGTATTTTAAGTTAGGATCGAAATTCAGATCTCTTAAAGGCAGATAAGTCGCTTTGATTCCAAGTTCCTCCATTTCCTTAAGATAAGTCTGAGCTATTTCTTCATTAAAACTGATTTTGTCCGGGTGTCCGTTAATGACTAATACATTTTGTGTTTCCATTTTTTTTACTACTTTTACATTTTAGGTCATTTGACCAATGCAAATATAGGTCATTAGACCTAAACTGCCAAATAATTTTATCTTTTTTTATAATGAGCAAAAAAAATACAAAAGACTATATACTTACAGAAGCTATGCAAATATTAAAAAACGAGGGCAGCTGCGGGGTTTCCATGCGGAAAGTTGCCTGTGCGTGTGATATTTCTCTAAGTAACCTTCAGTATCATTATACCAATAAAACAATTTTATTTCAAGAGCTTACCGCTCAATTTTTTAAGCAGTGTGAAGAAAATCTTTTGAAGGAATGGGAAATATTATCATCTGATAAAAGCCTTTCAACAGAGGAATTTATAAGTAAACTACTGATCATTCTTTTAGAAGATGATGAAAATGGAATAGATTACTACTTATATAGAGAAATATGGGCATTATCTCTGAGAGATCCGGAACTTGCTGATTCAGTGAATACATTTTACAGAAGATATGTAGAGCTAATTGCTAAGTTGGTCGGGCAAGTGAAACAATCATCCCCTGAAAAAGTTGCCAGCCTTCTGGTTTCTTTTCAGGAAGGCTATTCTATCGTAAGAAACGCAATGCCATTAGACTTCAAAAAAACAATAGAAATGCTGACAAAAATTATTATTAATTTATAATCACTTCTTTAAACTATAGAAAGTAAATGATGCATTTAAAACAAAAAAAACCGGAAGACTATCTCCCGGCTTTATAAACTTTTAATCTTACTTTTATTTCCAAAAGCTCCACTTCAAACCATCAAAAACAGCGATAGTCTTACTGCTAGTATCATAACACATCATTCCCGGATAAGGATTTTTAACATTAACATCCGGGCTAGCTACCTTAGGAAGAATAAGTGCTTTATTGGTTGATTCTAACACCAAAACCCCGGGAGCACTGGATGTAGTAGCCCCCATAATCACATTATTATTGCCTGGAGATTCTGAACTAGTATTGAAACTGACATTACTAACATTTCCGGCATCACTAAGAGGTACCCAAGCAGAGCCTGTATTCATTTTATTACTTTGTCATTTTTATCCATCAAAATGGTTCCCCCGACAGCGTTACTCGGAAGTGTCTCCACTATTGGCAACAATATACCATTGGTTGTATTATATTGAAAATCAAGAATTCCATCACCATCAATAGTTTGTTTACCTATTGCTATTTGTGCCTGTATGATTCCTGCACAAAACAACCCTACTGCTATTATTATTTTTTTCATTTTTTTCATTTTAAGTTTTAAGTACAGTACTATTAATCGTTACATGATCTTTTTATACAATTCCATGAAGTTCCGTTATACAACTTGAAGCATTTATCAACCGTATCAAAAATCATCATTCCTTCTACAGGATTAGCAATACTACCGGAAGTAGTTCTGGTAATAACGAATCCTTTAGTCTTAGACTCTAACGCCATAAACCCATTAGGAATATTTAACGGCCAATTAGGCTGTTTGCCGCTTTGTCCCGTAATTCCGAACTTGGTCATTGCATTTGGAGTTCCCGTTGCAGGATCTTTAGTACAGTATGATTGTAAATTAACCCCAAACGTAAAATATTTATTGCTTGGAAATGAATAATTAAACACTGCTTTTCCCGCTGAAAAACTTGTAGCAGGTACAATGACTACGTTTTGTGAAAAATTACTGTCATCAGCCACCACCATATATGCTTTATCTGTAGCTACAATTTCAGTATATCTGGAAAGATCAGCCTGTAACCATGTAGCTCTTGTATCATTAATTCTTTGTGCCAACCATTTTCTCTGGATAATTTTTCCGGGAGGTAAGCCATAACTTTGCATTGGTAATAATTGAACATTATTATCCCCCATTATCAGGAACGTTTTATCTTGAAGAAAGTCAAGTCTACCCTGACTTGTATTAGCTGAGATGAAATCATTTGTCGTTGAAATAGTCAACATAATGTTGTTTTCAGTATTAATACTATTGGAAACAAGCTGATCTAAAACCGTAGCATCATCCTTTGCCAGACCAAAAATATTATTGTTAAAGCTGGTATTGAGACTTGAATTCCATGTAACAGTTGTTGCATCAGAAGATAAATAGTTTAACGGTTGCTGTAAAGTAACCCCATACTTAATAGCAAGATAAGATCGGATTCTCTGTTTCTCTAAGGAAGTCAATTCTCTTTGATAACCAATTGCTTCTCCCATATCGGCATTCGGAAAATAAGAAGGTTGCCCTCCTAAAATAGCCCCGCTTGCGGTTCTACTGTTACCTGCAGCTACAGCACCGCCCACCGTTTGATTTTGTCCATCCAGTCCGTATGTAACCGGTCCTCCAATGGTATAAGAAAAATCAGGTAATTGGGTTTTATTCAGAGTTCTTGGCATCGAGGAAGCCGGATTAGGGTACACCTGCATATTCCCGGCAGTTCCGTTGTTAGTATAAGAAGGAAAATTAGCTTCTGTAAGATTAGCTGTTGTGGTTGTTCCTCCAAAACCAAAATATTCGTTATATGTACTTGGACCAAATGCCCTAGGGTTAATCATCATAAAGAATGATGAATCCATTCCATTCGCATTATAAGGTTTTCCGGTAGGTACCGCCATAAATTTTGCTCCCGCAGCAGTTGCATTACCAAAATCCACAGAAGGATTAAAATTATGTTTGGTATCCGCAGTTATCAAAGTTGGTTGTCTTGAAGCGTTGGTTTGTGTGAAGTCATTAGCTCCATCAGACTGATCAGTCCATACATTAGGCGTAAACCCAATATCAGCTCTTAACCATAATCTCAAGCTCTCATCTACCCCACCCGGGCCTACAACAAAAGTAGAGAAAGTAAAATATTCTCCATCGCCATTCGAAAAATCTACAGGAGTAGAAGTTTGAATGTAATTAACCCCATTGACTGTTGTAGAGGTTAATGGAATCCAGGTATCATTAGCACCAAAGGTCATCATTAGTAGACCGTACCAAATAAATAGTATTCGGTGGTGTAGCAGGTAAAGCCACAGTAACTGGTTGAGTGAATCCAGAAGTTCGCTGAACTTTCCATATCGCATCCATACGATAATTAGCCCTACTTCCCCCTGGAGGAACGATCGGCGTACTATAATTTCTCCTTAATCCATTATCCCCCCAGCTTAAAAACTGCATATCATTTAAATTACTGGAATTGGTAGCATTCGAACTCGCAAAACTTCCCGAAGCCAAGACTACCTGAACCCTATCCGTATTGATTGAATTAGACTGTTTTTGATGAAGAGCTGATCCATCATCCCTTCCAATACCCGCAATATTCTTGTTATAAGTAGACGCTGCTGTTGCTGTATGATCCCCCATTCTTGTAGTACCGTTTGACGCAATATAGCTTTGAGCTGTTCCCTGATCTAAAGTAACCCCGTACTTATAAGCCAGATAAGAGTTAACCCTTTGTCTTTCAGCCGGAGTCTGAGTCCCTGAATACAAAACAAATTCTCCGATTCTATCTCCTGCAAGAGAGCTACTGCTATTACCACCATCATTATCCATTAAAAGAACCATTCCCGGATAATTACCTACAGAGGATACATTATTTGATGGTCCTCCATACAATAATCCGTTATTACCAAAAAGGTAATTCATGTTAGATCCGGAGAGGTTATTATAATAAGACTGTATACTAGGAACATTCGTTCCTACAGTGTTGATAGTATTTGTTCCGAAAAGTACATCTCCTGATTCTTTTTCATTATAAAACTCAGGGCGATTGCCTTGAGTTCCAAAAAATGGAGATTGATATACCCCCGCAATATTAGTTGGATTAGTACTAACACCTGTCCCGTTCATCACAAATACTGACCGATAGGTAGCCGTAGTTGTTCTTGTAAGGTGAGTATAAGAAGTCAGCGCATTCGTATTATTATCCGGAAATCCTAATGGAAATTTATATCCTGATCTATATCCGTCTGTACTAACAATTTCAATAGCCGGGTTAAAATTAAAACTCGGAATAGATGTTGCGGCTCTATAAATCGGCCTTGCTCCTGTACCTGGATCTGCATAATAACCTGGCATGCCCTGGTTGGCAATACCATTCACCCCACCCGATTTTTGGTTCAGCCATGTAGCAACTTGTGCATTATCAGTTGTCGTCCCCGTACCGGCATCCGCTTTAACCCAAATCTGTAGGTTATTAGAAACACCACCTGGAGATTGTGCCCGTAAAGCATAACTGAACACTAAAAATATAAAAAATAACTGCTTTTTCATTGATATGAAATTTTTCTTGTTTGTGTTTATTCCAGACAGGCATTCTCCCATAGAGGTGCATCTGGAAATGATCGTAAAATGAAATTGGAAGATGGATGGAATAACAATGATTACCTTTCAAGTATTCGTTGTTTTCTTGTTGGATTTTAAAAATATGATCTTGAAGACAAGATCTTTAAAAAAAGCACCATGGCGCTTGGGATAATTGTTCTTTTTGTTTCATTTTTTGTGCTGTTAGTGTCATTTGATAAAGGTTATCATATTTCATACTACAGAGATTTATACGCAACAAAATTCATCAACATGTTACAACCTAAGTATTTTAGCAATAAATATACTAACTTCTATTTAAATATTTCGACAAAAATAATAATTATTTTGAAATTACACAATTTATAACTATATGATCATAAATTTTTTCTTAATATATGTTAAAATATAGAGTTAAAACCAATATATCACCAATCAATGATAACAATACATAAATTATTAAATTCATTTGAATTAAAGGTTTTTATATGGGTTACGTATTCGTTTAACATAGGCTCAATGAAATCTTAATAGATAAAACAAATTAGAATAATAGAGTCCTTTCAATAGGATTGTTATAAAAAAGAGTACTCAATTTCATTTCAGATTTGGCAGCACCTTTGCTTATAAATTGTTTTTATATATTTTCAATAATGAGAAAAAGGGGGAATTGGAAATTGTTTTTTTTGAATAAAAAAGATTCTTTTGGTATTGAAAAAACACTAAATTTGCCCTCATTGATATTATGGACAAAAAGACACAAACAAAACAACAGGAGTCGCTTGAAAAGAGCAAAATACTATCTAAACCCCGTATATTTTTCGGGCTTACTTTCATACTTTTTTCCGTAGTCCTTATATTCTCGTTCATCTCTTATCTGATGAACTGGAAAGCTGATCAGAGTCAGGCCGGAACTATGCTGGATAAAAGTATACAATCATCTAATGTTTTTGGCAAAGTCGGAGATTGGCTTGGCAATATCTTTATATTTGAAAGTATTGGAGTAGCTTCTTTTATCATTGCTTTTTTATTCCTGGTCGTTGGAACCTTAATTTTAAAAAAGAAAATATTCAAACCTTGGAAAACTATTGGCCATTCTTTGTTTTTCATTT from Chryseobacterium piperi encodes:
- a CDS encoding NAD(P)H-dependent oxidoreductase produces the protein METQNVLVINGHPDKISFNEEIAQTYLKEMEELGIKATYLPLRDLNFDPNLKYGYRVVSQLEPDLEHAIGLIKRSTHIVWIHPLWWFGLPAMMKGFIDRTFLPGVGFKYIDGKLKPLFTEKSARIISTGDGDAETYEKVFHNSGIVQLKTGILEFTGMEPVSVNYIESLIEKTPEEIVAYLDVVKAAAQEDFEMITNKVMA
- a CDS encoding TetR/AcrR family transcriptional regulator, producing the protein MSKKNTKDYILTEAMQILKNEGSCGVSMRKVACACDISLSNLQYHYTNKTILFQELTAQFFKQCEENLLKEWEILSSDKSLSTEEFISKLLIILLEDDENGIDYYLYREIWALSLRDPELADSVNTFYRRYVELIAKLVGQVKQSSPEKVASLLVSFQEGYSIVRNAMPLDFKKTIEMLTKIIINL
- the ccsA gene encoding cytochrome c biogenesis protein CcsA, with protein sequence MKKIQDILISTRTMAVLLLVYAFSMAYATFLENDYGTPTAKALIYEAKWFELVMVLLILNFIGNIGRYRLWKREKWPVLIFHLAFIFIFIGGAITRYISFEGTMHIREGETSNEIVTDKNFFKIQIEEKGDVLNYQDVPYLMSPLHKDFKATYDFHGKEVKIFAKEFIQRKKDSLIADPSGAEYLHLVSTGKTGRQNIYIKPGETKSINGTLVTFNRAIEGAVEFKYEGGKLFVKTPVDASYMTMATQATGTTKKDEFQPLALRSLYTINDLKLVVPEGLKKGRLLAYEGDRKKDQTVPDMLKIEIQGPKTKQLVELSVEKGNPNAFKQVTMDGLNIMVGFGPKVYNTPFALKLDDFVMETYPGSSSPSAYESHVKIIEDGKQTPYKIYMNHVLDHGGYRFFQASFDPDRMGTVLSVNHDYWGTLISYIGYTFLFVGMFLIFFWKGTHFWKLNKMLTDVNKKRAVTVLLLLLSFGFNAQKIENHGTTDGSREHVHVQGEEHNHAQAPDMSQQQTGSGSQQNSLAAPLSKMRTMSADEIIARNKISKEHADKFGYLLVQNFEGRIVPINTEALDVLRKLYKKDEFRGTDGKSLTANQWFLSINTDTPSWTMVPIIKVGSKGGDELKNKTKADDEGYTSLMNLFPADANGNLTYILENDYNTAFRKKPSEQTNYDKEVISVNERVQIFNEFFSGQFMRIVPVKNDPNHTWHSWLDQKFEPDMESQQVMGPYFAEALAAQKSGDWSKADAELIKLSDYQQKWGKSVVPAKSKVDLEIFMNKVNINFKLLIFYTLIGGLLLILGFVELFKPNKTLSKVIKIIIAVGLVGYFAHFLGLVARWYISGHAPWSNGYEAIIFISWVGISAGLLLYRNANALIPAAGFMVAVIMMGFAHGGSALDPQITPLVPVLKSYWLIVHVAIITSSYGFFALSMIIAVISLVFFIISSKKTYKIHHDTTLKELVIVSEMSLTIGLFALTVGNFLGGIWANESWGRYWSWDPKETWAFISIMVYAFVLHMRLVPGLRSKWAFHVATMFAFCSMVMTYFGVNYYLTGLHSYAAGDPVPVPAWVYIGLSVMVILSAASYFKFKALNKK